From the genome of Nicotiana sylvestris chromosome 2, ASM39365v2, whole genome shotgun sequence, one region includes:
- the LOC138885788 gene encoding uncharacterized protein, giving the protein MKKGVPFEWDQACRNPFESIKSYLMKPPVLAALIPGKPLVLYISAHERSVGALLAQGNNEGKENVLYYLSRMMTPNEIKYSPIEKLCLALVFSIQKLKHYFQAHVVQLEVKGQALADFLADHPIPDDWELSDELPDEDAMVIEIQPPWKMYFDGTTHREGVGAGIVFITSQGEVLPYSFTLTQRCSNNVAEYQILGSYEVKKPELVPYHKYAQRLVSCLGEVTIQHMPRKENKRVDALAALASTLSLPDQTQVIVCQRWVVPPTNDYEEEESEVEHIASVLEVEIEDWRQ; this is encoded by the exons atgaagaaaggggttCCTTTTGAATGGGACCAAGCTTGTAGAAATCCTTTTGAAAGCATTAAATCTTATCTGATGAAACCTCCAGTACTGGCAGCCCTCATACCTGGAAAGCCATTAGTATTATACATTTCAGCACATGAAAGGTCAGTAGGAGCGCTTCTCGCTCAAGGAAACAATGAAGGCAAAGAAAATGTGCTTTATTACTTGAGTAGGATGATGACGCCAAATGAGATCAAGTATTCTCCTATTGAGAAGTTATGTTTGGCACTTGTCTTCTCTATTCAAAAGCTAAAGCATTACTTCCAAGCTCACGTTGTGCAACTC GAagtaaaaggacaagcattagcAGACTTCCTAGCTGACCATCCGATTCCAGATGATTGGGAGTTGTCTGATGAATTGCCTGATGAAGATGCAATGGTCATAGAAATTCAGCCTCCTTGGAAGATGTATTTTGATGGCACTACACATCGTGAAGGAGTTGGTGCTGGAATAGTGTTTATCACTTCTCAAGGAGAAGTTTTGCCCTATTCTTTCACTTTGACACAACGGTGCTCCAATAACGTTGCTGAATATCAA ATTTTGGGTAGCTATGAGGTCAAGAAGCCAGAGTTGGTGCCATATCACAAATATGCTCAAAGATTGGTAAGTTGTCTTGGAGAGGTAACTATTCAACACATGCCGAGAAAGGAAAATAAGAGAGTTGATGCATTAGCAGCCTTAGCTTCTACATTATCTTTGCCTGATCAGACACAAGTCATTGTTTGCCAAAGATGGGTAGTTCCTCCAACAAATGACTATGAGGAAGAAGAAAGCGAAGTTGAACATATTGCTTCCGTTCTTGAGGTTGAAATTGAAGATTGGCGACAATAG